The following proteins are co-located in the Paroedura picta isolate Pp20150507F chromosome 18, Ppicta_v3.0, whole genome shotgun sequence genome:
- the LOC143827841 gene encoding sodium/nucleoside cotransporter 1-like: MGEVSMSLEERDRGHENPALELTECEGNPETTEERRNAEVREEKHATRAPFQKWKNAAEPISKAREFCQAHAKIFRGIFLGLLGAAYLAYFIAACVLDFQRALALVVLTCLAVVFGLYALVKRWCGATIARLLNPVGKCFQSSWFWLKWVLCVVILIGLITWLVVDISQRREQLVSLAGFCTLLLVLFASSKHHRAVSWRAVFWGLGLEFLLGIFIIRTEPGFQAFQWLGGQIQTFLNYTTAGSRFVFGDQLIQDVFAFQALPIIVFFSSVMSVLYYLGVMQWVILKLSWILQITMATAATESLSVVGNVFVGMTEAPLLIRPYLLDMTKSEVHAVMTGGFATIAGSVLGAYISFGIDASSLIAASVMAAPCALAMAKLVYPEVEESKFRSREGVKIACGAEQNILEAIGNGASVSVGLVANIAANLIAFLAVLEFINATLAWLGNLVNIAGLSFQLICSYVLMPLAYLLGASWDDAGLVAEMLGIKLFLNEFVAYQQLSTYKQQRLDGRPEWDGPQKQWISVRAETITTFALCGFANLSSIGIMLGGLSALAPQRKSEFSSIVVRALFTGACVSLMNACIAGILYVPRGEVTDCLSFFNTTDLSTTNYPVYVCCTDLFGSAIGSNGSLSFTGAWEHQDPSVTETYLRQCCGHYNVSACAQM; encoded by the exons ATGGGAGAAGTCAGCATGTCGCTGGAAGAACGCGACAGGGGCCACGAGAACCCGGCGCTGGAGCTGACG GAATGCGAGGGAAATCCTGAGACGACAGAGGAGCGACGCAATGCTGAGGTCCGGGAAGAAAAACATGCAACACGTGCTCCGTTCCAGAA GTGGAAGAATGCAGCCGAGCCcatttccaaggcaagggagttTTGCCAGGCTCACGCCAAGATATTCCGTGGGATCTTCTTGGGTCTTTTGGGTGCAG CTTACTTGGCCTACTTCATCGCAGCCTGCGTGCTGGACTTCCAGCGGGCCTTGGCTTTGGTGGTTTTAACGTGTCTGGCCGTCGTTTTCGGGCTCTATGCCCTGGTGAAGAGGTGGTGCGGGGCAACTATTGCCCGCCTGCTCAACCCTGTTGGAAAATGCTTCCAGAGCTCCTGGTTTTGGCTGAAATG GGTGCTGTGCGTCGTCATTCTGATCGGTCTGATCACGTGGCTGGTTGTGGACATATCCCAAAGGCGGGAGCAGCTAGTGTCGTTGGCGGGTTTCTGCACGTTGCTTCTGGTGCTCTTTGCCAGCTCCAAACACCACAGGGCT GTGTCCTGGAGAGCTGTCTTCTGGGGACTGGGCCTGGAGTTCCTCCTTGGGATCTTCATCATCCGGACAGAGCCGGGATTTCAGGCTTTCCAGTGGCTGGGCGGACAGATCCAG ACCTTCCTGAACTACACCACGGCCGGTTCCCGATTTGTGTTTGGAGACCAACTGATTCAAGATGTGTTCGCCTTCCAG GCTTTGCCCATCATCGTCTTCTTCAGCTCAGTGATGTCTGTCCTCTACTACCTGGGAGTCATGCAGTGGGTGATCCTGAAG CTGTCTTGGATTCTGCAGATCACCATGGCCACAGCAGCCACAGAGTCGCTGAGCGTGGTGGGCAATGTATTTGTCGGGATG ACAGAGGCACCATTGCTGATCCGCCCCTACCTGCTGGACATGACCAAGTCGGAAGTCCACGCTGTGATGACCGGCGGCTTTGCCACGATTGCTGGAAGCGTGTTGGGAGCCTACATTTCATTTGGG ATCGACGCCTCGTCCTTGATCGCAGCCTCTGTGATGGCCGCCCCCTGTGCTTTGGCCATGGCTAAACTCGTCTACCCTGAAGTGGAAGAGTCCAAGTTCCGGAGCCGGGAGGGTGTGAAAATTGCCTGCGG AGCCGAGCAGAATATTCTGGAAGCCATTGGCAACGGCGCTTCGGTTTCCGTGGGTCTGGTGGCTAACATCGCGGCCAACCTCATCGCCTTCCTGGCCGTGCTAGAGTTCATCAACGCCACGCTCGCTTGGCTGGGGAACCTGGTCAACATTGCAGGACTGTCCTTCCAG TTGATCTGCTCCTATGTGCTGATGCCGCTGGCATACCTGCTAGGGGCCAGCTGGGACGATGCGGGCCTCGTGGCGGAGATGCTGGGAATCAAGCTTTTCTTGAATGAGTTCGTGGCCTACCAGCAGCTGTCGACTTACAAACAGCAACGACTGGACGGGCGACCTGAGTGGGACGGGCCACAAAAGCAGTGGATTTCT GTGAGAGCCGAAACCATCACCACCTTTGCTCTGTGTGGATTCGCCAATCTGAGCTCCATCGGGATCATGCTGGGCGGCTTGT CGGCCCTGGCCCCGCAGCGCAAGAGTGAATTTTCAAGCATCGTCGTGAGGGCTTTGTTCACCGGAGCCTGCGTCTCTCTGATGAACGCCTGCATCGCAG GTATCCTGTATGTGCCCAGAGGAGAAGTGACCGATTGCTTAAGTTTCTTCAACACAACAGACCTCAGCACGACCAACTACCCTGTCTACGTTTGCTGCACAGATCTGTTTGGAAG